The Burkholderia lata genome contains a region encoding:
- a CDS encoding serine protein kinase PrkA, whose translation MAPIIEGSEPPKIAENVNKPTPGMLVNMVIFANKVIKVYPEFREFHGMDEVIEHVMVNFARSARRAVLGATQFAQYRCLRQGFGRLLFW comes from the coding sequence ATGGCACCGATCATCGAGGGTAGCGAGCCGCCGAAGATCGCCGAGAACGTCAACAAGCCGACACCGGGAATGCTCGTGAACATGGTGATCTTCGCGAACAAGGTCATCAAGGTGTATCCGGAATTCCGTGAGTTCCACGGAATGGATGAAGTGATCGAGCACGTGATGGTGAACTTCGCCAGGTCCGCTCGCCGTGCGGTGCTCGGGGCTACACAGTTCGCGCAATATCGCTGTCTGCGTCAAGGCTTTGGGCGACTTCTTTTCTGGTAG
- the hpnD gene encoding presqualene diphosphate synthase HpnD gives MNFDDYCQQKAAPAGSSVYYALRQAPLATQPRLTALFALRRELEETVKETSDPTVGHTKLAWWHKELAALADGQPSHPVTKALAKHHPAIAAEADALRTLVNGYGMDLEQARYLDLANLQRYIAQVGGTFASLVARASSANPADPQPWAADAGRALMLAQFVQDLGNDARHGRIYLPIDELQRYNVTAADLLNRRYSPAFTELLQFQTARAREALVAAEAAIPASERRAQRTLRAQLALAASLLDEIERDGYQVLHQRIALTPIRKLWIAWRTARRR, from the coding sequence GTGAACTTCGACGACTACTGTCAGCAAAAGGCCGCCCCTGCGGGCTCCAGCGTCTACTACGCGCTGCGCCAGGCGCCGCTCGCCACGCAGCCGCGCCTGACCGCGCTGTTCGCGCTGCGCCGCGAACTCGAGGAAACCGTCAAGGAAACCAGCGACCCGACCGTCGGACACACGAAGCTCGCGTGGTGGCACAAGGAACTCGCGGCGCTGGCCGACGGACAGCCTTCGCACCCGGTCACGAAGGCGCTCGCCAAGCATCACCCGGCGATCGCCGCCGAAGCCGATGCGTTGCGTACGCTCGTCAACGGTTACGGGATGGATCTCGAACAGGCGCGCTACCTCGATCTCGCGAACCTGCAGCGCTATATCGCGCAGGTCGGCGGCACTTTCGCGTCGCTGGTCGCGCGCGCAAGTTCGGCAAACCCGGCGGACCCGCAACCGTGGGCCGCGGACGCCGGCCGCGCGCTGATGCTCGCGCAATTCGTGCAGGACCTCGGTAACGATGCGCGCCACGGCCGCATCTACCTGCCGATCGACGAACTGCAGCGCTACAACGTGACCGCGGCCGATCTGCTGAACCGCCGCTACAGTCCGGCCTTCACCGAATTGCTGCAATTCCAGACGGCCCGCGCGCGCGAAGCACTCGTGGCCGCCGAAGCGGCGATCCCGGCATCCGAACGCCGCGCCCAGCGCACGCTGCGCGCGCAGCTCGCACTGGCCGCTTCGCTGCTCGACGAAATCGAACGCGACGGCTACCAGGTGCTGCATCAGCGCATCGCGCTGACGCCGATCCGCAAGCTGTGGATCGCGTGGCGCACCGCGCGCCGCCGCTGA
- a CDS encoding DUF1501 domain-containing protein, which produces MNRRDFLTLTGAAAAAGVSMWQAPAMAASVAQAGRQPAPGYANVLILVELKGGNDGLNTVVPYADPLYYQFRRSIGIKREQVLQLDAHTGLHPSLAPLMPLWRDGQVAVVQGVGYPQPNLSHFRSIEIWDTASRSDQYLHEGWLTRTFAQAPVPPGFAADGVVLGSAEMGPLSNGARAIALVNPAQFIRAARLAEPSSLREQNPALAHIIDVENDIVKAADRLRPRGGMREFRTAFPAGAFGTSVKTAMQVLAACEASGPGAQDGVAVLRLTLNGFDTHQNQPGQQAALLKQFAEGMSAMRGALIELGRWNQTLVMTYAEFGRRVRENQSNGTDHGTAAPHFVMGGRVAGGLYGAPPALGRLDGNGNLPVAVDFRQLYATVLGPWWGLDATRVLQQRFDTLPLLKA; this is translated from the coding sequence ATGAACCGACGTGATTTTCTGACGCTGACGGGCGCTGCGGCCGCGGCCGGCGTGTCGATGTGGCAGGCGCCTGCGATGGCGGCTTCCGTGGCGCAGGCGGGGCGCCAACCGGCGCCCGGGTATGCGAACGTGCTGATCCTCGTCGAGTTGAAGGGCGGCAACGATGGCCTCAACACGGTGGTGCCGTATGCGGACCCGCTGTATTACCAGTTCCGGCGCAGCATCGGCATCAAGCGCGAGCAGGTGCTGCAACTCGACGCACACACGGGGCTGCATCCGTCGCTTGCGCCGCTGATGCCGCTGTGGCGCGACGGGCAGGTCGCGGTCGTGCAGGGCGTCGGCTATCCGCAGCCGAACCTGTCGCACTTTCGCTCGATCGAGATCTGGGATACCGCGTCGCGCTCGGATCAATACCTGCACGAAGGCTGGCTCACGCGCACGTTCGCGCAAGCACCCGTACCGCCCGGTTTCGCGGCCGACGGCGTCGTGCTCGGCAGCGCCGAGATGGGGCCGCTGTCGAACGGTGCGCGTGCGATCGCGCTCGTCAATCCCGCGCAGTTCATCCGTGCGGCCCGGCTTGCCGAGCCGTCGTCGCTGCGCGAACAGAACCCTGCGCTCGCCCACATCATCGACGTCGAGAACGACATCGTGAAGGCGGCCGACCGGCTGCGCCCGCGCGGCGGGATGCGTGAATTCCGGACAGCCTTTCCGGCCGGCGCGTTCGGCACGTCGGTCAAGACCGCGATGCAGGTGCTGGCCGCATGCGAAGCGTCCGGGCCCGGCGCGCAGGATGGTGTCGCGGTGCTGCGTCTGACGCTCAACGGCTTCGATACGCACCAGAACCAGCCGGGGCAGCAGGCTGCACTGCTCAAGCAGTTCGCGGAAGGGATGAGCGCGATGCGCGGCGCGTTGATCGAGCTCGGCCGCTGGAACCAGACGCTCGTGATGACGTATGCGGAATTCGGGCGGCGCGTGCGCGAGAACCAGAGCAACGGCACCGATCACGGCACGGCCGCGCCGCATTTCGTGATGGGCGGCCGCGTGGCCGGCGGGCTGTACGGTGCGCCGCCGGCGCTTGGGCGGCTCGACGGCAACGGCAATCTGCCGGTCGCGGTCGATTTCCGCCAGCTCTACGCGACCGTGCTCGGGCCGTGGTGGGGGCTCGACGCGACCCGCGTGCTGCAGCAGCGCTTCGATACGCTGCCGTTGTTGAAGGCGTGA
- a CDS encoding DUF1800 domain-containing protein — MKANVAAPAPSPAMQSPLDADDALFFLSRTGFSPAPADVARVVGMTRAQVVADTLGNVRRDPVTTWPDWIAELPPTRAQRQALTPDMRRDEQRERNVRYDALRAAWVNEMIVTPSPLTERMTLFWHGHFTSGQDKVPYPQTMAAQNALFRREALGNFGVLLHAVAKDPAMLQYLDGASNRKGRPNENFAREVMELFTLGEGHYTQYDVTEAARAMTGWTVDPDTYRFQVRPDLHDAGDKTILGETGPFDGDGFLDILLKRPGTARFIAAKLWREFVSDTPDPGALDAVAERFRSSGYDIRAALAALWSTDAFWDPRNRGVLVKSPAEFVVGSVRLFDVSYGDPQMLANTVRTLGQNLFYPPNVKGWPGGALWINSTTLLARKQFVEQLFRATETAGMHPPAHAMSPAPNVRAHAMPVVDTASAAGMRSTPAKPARAGLRFDLERWLAQYRARPQAIAGLSTELQLQHAVLQLSPVAAIDTDSTGSAYLEALLMDPAYQLK; from the coding sequence ATGAAAGCGAACGTTGCCGCACCGGCGCCGTCGCCCGCGATGCAGTCGCCGCTCGATGCCGACGATGCATTGTTTTTCCTGAGTCGTACCGGTTTTTCTCCCGCGCCCGCCGATGTTGCGCGCGTCGTCGGCATGACGCGCGCGCAGGTCGTGGCCGACACGCTCGGCAACGTTCGCCGCGACCCCGTCACGACGTGGCCCGACTGGATCGCCGAGTTGCCGCCGACGCGCGCGCAGCGCCAGGCGCTGACCCCCGACATGCGGCGCGACGAGCAGCGCGAGCGCAACGTTCGTTACGATGCGCTGCGCGCGGCGTGGGTCAACGAGATGATCGTGACGCCGTCGCCGCTCACCGAACGCATGACGCTGTTCTGGCACGGGCACTTCACGTCGGGGCAGGACAAGGTGCCTTACCCGCAGACGATGGCGGCACAGAACGCACTGTTTCGCCGCGAGGCGCTCGGCAATTTCGGCGTGCTGCTGCACGCGGTCGCGAAGGACCCGGCGATGCTGCAGTACCTCGACGGCGCGAGCAATCGCAAGGGGCGCCCGAACGAAAATTTCGCGCGCGAGGTGATGGAGCTGTTCACGCTCGGCGAAGGGCATTACACGCAATACGACGTGACCGAAGCCGCACGCGCGATGACGGGCTGGACCGTCGATCCCGATACTTATCGCTTCCAGGTGCGGCCGGATCTGCACGATGCGGGCGACAAGACGATCCTCGGCGAAACGGGGCCGTTCGACGGCGACGGCTTTCTCGACATCCTGCTGAAGCGGCCCGGCACCGCGCGCTTCATCGCCGCCAAGCTGTGGCGCGAGTTCGTGTCGGATACGCCCGATCCGGGCGCGCTCGATGCGGTGGCCGAACGGTTTCGGTCGAGCGGCTACGACATTCGCGCGGCGCTCGCCGCGCTGTGGTCGACCGACGCCTTCTGGGATCCACGCAACCGCGGCGTGCTCGTCAAGTCGCCGGCGGAATTCGTCGTCGGGTCGGTGCGGCTGTTCGACGTGTCATACGGCGATCCGCAGATGCTCGCGAACACCGTGCGCACGCTCGGGCAGAACCTGTTCTACCCGCCGAACGTGAAGGGCTGGCCCGGTGGCGCGCTGTGGATCAACAGCACCACGCTGCTCGCGCGCAAGCAGTTCGTCGAGCAACTGTTTCGCGCGACGGAGACAGCCGGCATGCACCCGCCGGCGCATGCGATGTCGCCGGCGCCGAATGTCCGCGCGCATGCGATGCCGGTGGTCGATACGGCGTCCGCCGCCGGCATGCGCAGCACGCCCGCCAAGCCCGCGCGCGCCGGCCTGCGTTTCGACCTCGAACGCTGGCTTGCCCAATATCGCGCACGGCCGCAGGCGATCGCGGGCTTGTCGACCGAGCTTCAGTTGCAGCACGCGGTGCTGCAACTGTCGCCGGTCGCGGCGATCGACACGGATTCGACCGGCAGCGCGTATCTCGAGGCGCTGCTGATGGATCCGGCCTATCAACTGAAATGA
- the ompR gene encoding osmolarity response regulator transcription factor OmpR — translation MPIMETKNPSKILVVDDDPRLRDLLRRYLGEQGFNVYVAENATAMNKLWVRERFDLLVLDLMLPGEDGLSICRRLRGSNDRTPIIMLTAKGEDVDRIVGLEMGADDYLPKPFNPRELVARIHAVLRRQAPAELPGAPSETTEVFEFGEFSLNLATRTLTKSGQEIPLTTGEFSVLKVFARHPRQPLSREKLMELARGREYEVFDRSLDVQISRLRKLIEPDPGSPRFIQTVWGLGYVFIPDGAA, via the coding sequence ATGCCGATCATGGAAACGAAAAACCCCTCCAAGATTCTCGTCGTCGACGACGACCCGCGCCTGCGCGATCTGCTGCGCCGCTATCTCGGCGAGCAGGGTTTCAATGTCTACGTCGCCGAAAACGCGACCGCAATGAACAAGCTCTGGGTACGCGAGCGTTTCGACCTGCTCGTGCTCGACCTGATGCTTCCGGGCGAAGACGGCCTGTCGATCTGCCGCCGCCTGCGCGGCAGCAACGACCGCACGCCGATCATCATGCTCACCGCGAAGGGCGAGGATGTGGATCGCATCGTCGGCCTCGAGATGGGCGCCGACGATTACCTGCCGAAGCCGTTCAACCCGCGCGAGCTCGTCGCACGCATTCATGCGGTGCTGCGCCGCCAGGCGCCGGCCGAACTGCCGGGCGCGCCGTCCGAAACCACCGAGGTGTTCGAGTTCGGCGAGTTCTCGCTGAACCTCGCGACGCGCACGCTGACGAAGTCCGGCCAGGAAATTCCGCTCACCACCGGCGAGTTCTCGGTGCTGAAAGTGTTCGCGCGTCACCCGCGCCAGCCGCTGTCGCGCGAGAAGCTGATGGAACTCGCGCGCGGCCGTGAATATGAAGTATTCGACCGCAGCCTCGACGTGCAGATCTCGCGCCTGCGCAAGCTGATCGAACCGGATCCGGGCAGCCCGCGTTTCATCCAGACCGTCTGGGGCCTCGGCTACGTGTTCATCCCGGACGGCGCCGCCTGA
- a CDS encoding ATP-binding protein — MRIDRRLLQLAFGGLFWRTFLLIALLISVSLAAWFQSFRVIEREPRAQRVALQLVAIVKLTRTALLYSDPDLRRALLQDLESNEGVRVYPREKTDKFKLQPDESLNRLIEHDIRSRLGDDTVIAQSVNDIPGVWISFKIDDDDYWVALDRDQLDNVTGLQWAGWGLFALALSLFGSAFITSLVNRPFSRLALAARQVGSGQAPDPLPERGMGVAADTNRSFNQMVRDLEQLEADRALMLAGISHDLRTPLARLRLETEMSPSDQATKDAMVDDIEQMDRIIAAFIDYARPSQRKPEPVDLSSIAQEVAARLSGEDGVEIRTRLAPSAIIEADETDMRRVIGNLVENARKYGQSKQDGVSRITLETRVSHARVELSVSDEGPGIPEDQLPLVMRPFYRVDTARTKADGTGLGMAIVLRLVGRYRGALRLRNRNPEAGLEVTLEFPGAGKARATA, encoded by the coding sequence ATGCGTATCGACCGGCGCCTCCTGCAGCTCGCGTTCGGCGGGCTGTTCTGGCGCACCTTCCTGCTGATCGCGCTGCTGATCTCGGTCAGTCTCGCCGCGTGGTTCCAGAGCTTTCGCGTGATCGAGCGCGAGCCGCGTGCGCAGCGCGTCGCGCTGCAGCTCGTCGCGATCGTGAAGCTCACGCGCACCGCCCTGCTCTATTCCGATCCCGATCTGCGGCGCGCGCTGCTTCAGGATCTCGAGAGCAACGAGGGCGTGCGCGTTTACCCGCGCGAGAAAACCGACAAGTTCAAGCTGCAGCCCGACGAATCGCTGAACCGTCTGATCGAACACGACATCCGCAGCCGCCTCGGCGACGATACCGTGATCGCACAGTCGGTCAACGACATTCCCGGCGTATGGATCAGCTTCAAGATCGACGACGACGATTACTGGGTCGCGCTCGACCGCGACCAGCTCGACAACGTCACGGGCCTGCAGTGGGCCGGCTGGGGGCTGTTCGCGCTCGCATTGTCGCTATTCGGCTCCGCGTTCATCACAAGCCTCGTGAACCGGCCGTTCTCGCGGCTCGCGCTCGCCGCGCGCCAGGTCGGTTCGGGCCAGGCGCCCGACCCGCTGCCCGAGCGCGGGATGGGCGTCGCGGCCGACACCAACCGCAGCTTCAACCAGATGGTGCGCGACCTCGAGCAGCTCGAGGCCGACCGTGCGCTGATGCTCGCGGGCATCTCGCACGACCTGCGCACGCCACTCGCGCGGCTACGGCTCGAAACCGAGATGAGCCCGTCCGACCAGGCGACCAAGGATGCAATGGTCGACGACATCGAGCAGATGGACCGCATCATTGCGGCCTTCATCGACTACGCGCGCCCGTCGCAACGCAAACCGGAGCCCGTCGACCTGTCGTCGATCGCGCAGGAAGTCGCCGCACGCTTGTCGGGCGAGGATGGCGTCGAGATCCGCACGCGGCTCGCGCCGAGCGCGATCATCGAAGCCGACGAGACCGACATGCGCCGCGTGATCGGCAACCTCGTCGAGAACGCGCGCAAGTACGGGCAAAGCAAGCAGGACGGCGTGTCGCGCATCACGCTCGAGACACGTGTGTCGCACGCACGCGTCGAGCTGTCGGTGAGCGACGAAGGCCCCGGCATCCCCGAGGATCAACTACCGCTGGTGATGCGGCCGTTCTACCGCGTCGACACCGCCCGCACCAAGGCGGACGGCACGGGCCTCGGGATGGCGATCGTGCTGCGTCTCGTCGGCCGTTATCGCGGCGCGCTGCGCCTGCGCAACCGCAACCCCGAAGCGGGCCTCGAAGTCACGCTCGAATTCCCCGGCGCCGGCAAGGCGCGTGCGACTGCGTGA
- a CDS encoding peroxiredoxin: MKTVGDKLEAFTVVAAKPGFNHHEENGQSAFETVTEASFPGKWKIIYFYPKDFTFVCPTEIVEFAKLTKQFEERDAILLGGSSDNEFVKLAWRREHKDLDKLNHYAFGDVKGELIDQLGVRDKEAGVALRATFIVDPDNTIQHVSVNNLNVGRSPEEVLRILDGLQTDELCPCNRAVGGATL, from the coding sequence ATGAAAACCGTGGGCGATAAACTCGAAGCTTTCACCGTCGTAGCCGCGAAGCCGGGCTTCAATCATCACGAGGAAAACGGCCAGTCGGCATTCGAGACCGTCACTGAAGCGTCGTTCCCGGGCAAGTGGAAGATCATCTACTTCTATCCGAAGGATTTCACGTTCGTGTGCCCGACGGAAATCGTCGAGTTCGCGAAGCTCACGAAGCAGTTCGAAGAGCGCGATGCCATCCTGCTGGGCGGCAGCTCGGACAACGAATTCGTCAAGCTCGCATGGCGCCGTGAGCACAAGGACCTCGACAAGCTGAACCACTACGCGTTCGGCGACGTCAAGGGCGAGCTGATCGACCAGCTCGGCGTGCGCGACAAAGAAGCCGGCGTGGCCCTGCGTGCAACGTTCATCGTCGATCCGGACAACACGATCCAGCACGTTTCGGTGAACAACCTGAACGTCGGCCGTAGCCCGGAAGAAGTCCTGCGGATTCTGGACGGCCTGCAAACGGACGAACTGTGCCCGTGCAACCGTGCAGTCGGCGGCGCAACGCTGTAA
- a CDS encoding carboxymuconolactone decarboxylase family protein — protein MEFIDSIKARIPDYAKDIRLNLDGTISRSSLEGTDAVGVALAAAIAAKSTVLIKTIREAGVLSPEETNAVLTAAALMGMNNTWYPYVEMADDADLKTQRAELRMGAYATHGGVDKRKFEMYALAASIVGKCHFCVKSHYALLKNEQGMTVTQLRDVGRIASVINAAAQVIAAEGE, from the coding sequence ATGGAATTCATCGATTCGATTAAGGCGCGTATTCCCGACTACGCGAAGGACATTCGCCTGAACCTCGACGGCACGATCTCGCGCTCGTCGCTCGAAGGCACCGACGCGGTCGGCGTCGCGCTGGCGGCGGCCATCGCGGCGAAGAGCACGGTGCTCATCAAGACGATCCGCGAAGCCGGCGTCCTGTCGCCCGAAGAGACGAACGCCGTGCTGACGGCGGCCGCGCTGATGGGGATGAACAACACCTGGTATCCGTATGTCGAGATGGCCGACGATGCCGACCTGAAGACGCAACGCGCCGAGCTGCGGATGGGCGCGTATGCGACGCACGGTGGCGTCGACAAGCGCAAGTTCGAGATGTACGCGCTCGCCGCGTCGATCGTCGGCAAGTGCCACTTCTGCGTGAAGTCGCACTATGCGCTGCTGAAGAACGAGCAAGGGATGACCGTCACGCAGCTGCGCGACGTCGGCCGCATCGCGTCGGTGATCAACGCCGCCGCGCAAGTGATCGCCGCGGAAGGCGAATGA
- the ispF gene encoding 2-C-methyl-D-erythritol 2,4-cyclodiphosphate synthase, translated as MDFRIGQGYDVHQLVEGRPLIIGGVTIPYERGLLGHSDADVLLHAITDALFGAAALGDIGRHFSDTDAAFKGADSRVLLRECVARINAAGFTIQNVDSTVIAQAPKLAPHIDGMRANIAADLGLPLDRVNVKAKTNEKLGYLGRGEGIEAQAAALLVKQGG; from the coding sequence ATGGATTTCAGAATCGGACAAGGCTACGACGTGCACCAGCTCGTCGAGGGGCGCCCCCTCATCATCGGCGGCGTGACGATTCCGTACGAACGCGGCCTGCTCGGCCACTCGGACGCGGACGTGCTGCTGCACGCGATCACCGACGCGCTGTTCGGCGCGGCGGCGCTCGGCGACATCGGCCGCCATTTCTCCGACACGGACGCGGCATTCAAGGGCGCCGACAGCCGCGTGCTGCTGCGCGAGTGCGTTGCACGCATCAACGCGGCCGGTTTCACGATCCAGAACGTCGACAGCACCGTGATCGCCCAGGCACCGAAGCTGGCACCGCATATCGACGGGATGCGCGCGAACATCGCGGCCGATCTCGGGCTGCCGCTCGATCGCGTGAACGTGAAGGCGAAGACCAACGAGAAGCTCGGCTATCTCGGCCGCGGCGAGGGGATCGAGGCGCAGGCCGCCGCGCTGCTGGTGAAGCAGGGCGGCTGA
- the ispD gene encoding 2-C-methyl-D-erythritol 4-phosphate cytidylyltransferase has product MTPRLFALIPCAGTGSRSGSAVPKQYRTLAGRALLHYTLAAFDACSEFAQTLVVLAPDDSHFDARRFAGLRFAVRRCGGGSRQASVLNGLLELAEFGATDHDWVLVHDAARPGITPELIRTLVATLKDDPVGGIVALPVADTLKRVPAGGDAIARTESRDALWQAQTPQMFRIGMLREAILRAQREGHDLTDEASAIEWAGHTPRVVQGSLRNFKVTYPEDFALAEAILARSTNAS; this is encoded by the coding sequence GTGACTCCCCGACTTTTCGCCCTGATTCCCTGTGCCGGTACCGGCAGCCGTTCCGGCTCGGCCGTGCCGAAACAATACCGCACGCTGGCCGGCCGCGCGCTGCTGCACTACACGCTTGCCGCGTTCGACGCGTGCAGCGAATTCGCACAGACGCTCGTCGTCCTCGCGCCCGACGATTCCCATTTCGACGCACGCCGCTTCGCGGGCCTGCGCTTCGCGGTGCGCCGCTGCGGCGGCGGCTCGCGCCAGGCGTCGGTGCTGAACGGGCTGCTCGAACTGGCCGAATTCGGCGCGACCGACCACGACTGGGTGCTGGTGCACGACGCCGCGCGCCCGGGCATCACGCCGGAGCTGATCCGCACGCTGGTCGCGACGCTGAAGGACGATCCGGTCGGCGGCATCGTCGCGCTGCCGGTGGCCGATACGCTCAAGCGCGTGCCGGCCGGCGGCGACGCGATCGCGCGCACCGAGTCGCGCGACGCGCTGTGGCAGGCGCAGACGCCGCAGATGTTCCGCATCGGCATGCTGCGCGAGGCGATCCTGCGCGCGCAGCGCGAAGGGCACGACCTGACCGACGAAGCGAGCGCGATCGAATGGGCCGGCCATACGCCGCGCGTCGTGCAGGGCAGCCTGCGCAATTTCAAGGTCACGTACCCGGAAGATTTCGCGCTCGCGGAAGCGATCCTCGCGCGTTCCACGAACGCTTCCTGA